A stretch of Triticum aestivum cultivar Chinese Spring chromosome 1D, IWGSC CS RefSeq v2.1, whole genome shotgun sequence DNA encodes these proteins:
- the LOC123182062 gene encoding KH domain-containing protein SPIN1 isoform X2: protein MNGQPMDMEGWTGMHAEHMGIHNSPSMGWNGGPGVVGGPVVKKLVRMDVPAEKYPNFNFVGRLLGPRGNSLKRVEATTQCRVYIRGRGSVKDTVKENKLRDKPGYEHLNEPLHVLIEAEFPADIVDARLNQAVVILEDLLKPVDESMDYFKKQQLRELAILNGTLREESPSPSPHLSPSVSPFNSTGMKRAKTGR from the exons ATGAACGGTCAACCAATGGATATGGAGGGATGGACTGGAATGCATGCAGAG CATATGGGGATACATAATTCACCATCCATGGGCTGGAATGGTGGTCCTGGAGTTGTTGGCGGCCCCGTTGTGAAGAAACTTGTCAGGATGGATGTTCCAGCAGAAAAGTATCCAAAT TTCAACTTTGTTGGACGTTTGTTGGGGCCACGAGGAAACTCCCTGAAAAGAGTTGAAGCTACAACACAATGTAGAGTCTATATTCGTGGACGTGGTTCAGTGAAAGATACTGTGAAG GAAAACAAGCTTAGAGATAAGCCTGGCTATGAGCACTTAAACGAACCACTGCATGTGCTTATCGAAGCTGAGTTTCCGGCGGATATCGTTGATGCGCGACTAAACCAGGCTGTGGTCATACTGGAAGATCTTCTCAAACCAGTA GATGAATCCATGGATTACTTCAAGAAGCAACAGCTGAGAGAATTGGCAATACTGAATGGAACTCTAAGGGAGGAAAGCCCAAGCCCAAGCCCACATCTCAGTCCCAGTGTATCACCCTTCAACTCCACCGGGATGAAACGTGCGAAAACGGGCCGCTAA
- the LOC123182062 gene encoding KH domain-containing protein At1g09660/At1g09670 isoform X1, whose translation MLGAMDERIPPPPFFQYSPSGVHSSPHHHNPMRSSASERERYIAELLAERQKLVPFLQVLPFCNRLLNQEILRASSLPPNPNFVEPERFDYGSPLRLAGHPMNGQPMDMEGWTGMHAEHMGIHNSPSMGWNGGPGVVGGPVVKKLVRMDVPAEKYPNFNFVGRLLGPRGNSLKRVEATTQCRVYIRGRGSVKDTVKENKLRDKPGYEHLNEPLHVLIEAEFPADIVDARLNQAVVILEDLLKPVDESMDYFKKQQLRELAILNGTLREESPSPSPHLSPSVSPFNSTGMKRAKTGR comes from the exons ATGCTGGGAGCCATGGACGAGAGGATCCCGCCGCCCCCTTTCTTCCAGTACTCGCCGTCCGGCGTCCATTCTTCCCCTCACCACCACAACCCCATGAGGTCGTCTGCCTCCGAGAGGGAGAG GTATATTGCTGAGTTACTTGCCGAGAGGCAGAAGCTAGTTCCTTTCCTGCAAGTTCTTCCATTTTGTAACAGGCTTTTAAACCAAG AAATTCTGCGGGCATCTTCTTTGCCACCTAACCCAAATTTTGTTGAACCTGAGAGATTCGATTATGGTAGCCCGTTAAGATTAGCTGGCCACCCTATGAACGGTCAACCAATGGATATGGAGGGATGGACTGGAATGCATGCAGAG CATATGGGGATACATAATTCACCATCCATGGGCTGGAATGGTGGTCCTGGAGTTGTTGGCGGCCCCGTTGTGAAGAAACTTGTCAGGATGGATGTTCCAGCAGAAAAGTATCCAAAT TTCAACTTTGTTGGACGTTTGTTGGGGCCACGAGGAAACTCCCTGAAAAGAGTTGAAGCTACAACACAATGTAGAGTCTATATTCGTGGACGTGGTTCAGTGAAAGATACTGTGAAG GAAAACAAGCTTAGAGATAAGCCTGGCTATGAGCACTTAAACGAACCACTGCATGTGCTTATCGAAGCTGAGTTTCCGGCGGATATCGTTGATGCGCGACTAAACCAGGCTGTGGTCATACTGGAAGATCTTCTCAAACCAGTA GATGAATCCATGGATTACTTCAAGAAGCAACAGCTGAGAGAATTGGCAATACTGAATGGAACTCTAAGGGAGGAAAGCCCAAGCCCAAGCCCACATCTCAGTCCCAGTGTATCACCCTTCAACTCCACCGGGATGAAACGTGCGAAAACGGGCCGCTAA